DNA sequence from the Lycium barbarum isolate Lr01 chromosome 5, ASM1917538v2, whole genome shotgun sequence genome:
TATCTGTTGGCCTATGTTACCTTTTAAGACAAAATTAAATTTCACAATTTATACTAAGTAGCTCCAATAATAGTAGAGCAGGCTCGTATTTACAGCCAACATGACAATCTCTTCTATATATAAAACCATTTCCAAGTTGCTTCGTTAATATTGACAATCTGATCTTATCACATTTCACATCAACTGAGAATAGAAAAACTCAATTGCCATAACCCAGGTCACAGATCTGGGAATGAACTAATATCATAGCTCTAAGCTACAATCCTCACGTGCTAAGTTCCTATATACACTAGTAAGAATATGGAATTCCATCCAGATTTTGGGTTTACACACAAGTGTGAGCTCTTAGTCCAAAATAATATTATCGTCTTAGTTGTGGATTTGTCAATGGACTTATTTAATACGTACTAAGTTTCCAGGAGCACTAAAGCCACACTTCACACGTGCTAAGAAGAAAAAAAGCATATTACATAAATTTAAGCCCTCTCCCTCGTCCCTTGCCTATAGAACCTGGTGTAACAAACGCATATTCAGTAGCTTTCACAGTGGATTCCACCTCATTTTCATTCTTTGATAGTTTAATATCAaacctacaaaaaaaaaaaaaaagttaaaacatTATAAAGAAAATGTACTAACAGAAAAATCATGTAATCAGAATATATAATAATGAATCTGCTAATGACATAAAGAGATACTTCACCTCAGTCGTTCTTTTTCGCTTATTTTGTGTAGGATTTTCTAAATCTACAACATCATCATCCAATTTTTGCACAACCTCAGAAAAATCACGAGGTTGCGTCTTTCTCGCTACACGCCAACCCTTATTGGAATTATCACTAGCATAAAATACTTGAGATCCTTGGTCCGCTAATATAAAAGGCTCATTTGTTTTTAAAAATCGCCCCCAATTAACACTTACGATGCCATATTCATCTGTTTTAATTCCTTTCGTGTTATCATATGCATCAAACCAATTACATTCAAACAAAATCACTCTCCTTCCCGTGAATTGCAATTCAAGAATTCTATATGAAATCTATATCCATTAACAATGTAGCCATTATAACGTAACACATATGGGGTAGGACCACGTGAAAGTGCGAGGAGATCTTCCATGATTCGACTATTATCTCCTTTATGCAATTGTGCAACCTATCAACAAAATAAAATTGATTACTTTAGAATGAGTAATATAATATTAGATTTCCAAATTTGATGTGTATATATTACTCACCCTATCTTTAAACCATTCAATAAACTGTCTATTCCATTCTGCACCGGACAAGTGTTGAGTAGCATCTACATGAATTTGTGCAAACTCTCTACAAATTTCAGTTGAACCATAAATTTCACACAAAAGAAAAACAATCCTAaggtaaaaataaaaatgaaatatgatatgaaggaaataattttcttaCGGAAAATGAAATATGATAtgaaggaaataattttcttaCTCTAGAAATGGTAGAACTTCATCACAATTCTtcagtatgtatatatgtgcttGCTCCAATTCATCTGCTTCAATATCACGCTGTTTTGGAGCTCCTAAAGTTTTTCCAGATTTACAAAATAGAGATAGACCTCCATCGGACTTTGGTAAACCACCATCATAATTTCGTTCTGGCCGATTAAACTTTGTGTCAATTCTATGCAGATACCTCGAACATAAGGTCATACATTCATTTGCAAGGTAACCTTCTGCAATAGAACCTTCTGGACACGCCCTATTACCAATGAgagatttcaaaaaatataaccaTCGCTCTATAGGATACATCCACCGATACTGAACCGGTCCAGCAAGCTTAGCTTCATTAGCTAAGTGAACAGGCAAGTGCACCATGACATCAAAAAATGAAGGAGGGAAGACCTTTTCTAACTTGCAAAGAGTTATAGGAATTTGAGCTTCAATCTGTTCCAAGTCATCAGTTCTTAATACCTTTGCTCCAAGCACATTAAAAAATAAGCACAACTCAACAAGGGGTTCACAAACTGTTTTGGACAACATACCACGTAGCGCAAGAGGGAGTAAATGCTGTAAAAGAACATGACAATCATGACTCTTTAAGCCAGAAATCTTGTGATCTTTCAAGTTAACACACTAAGAAATATTAAATGAAAATCCATCTGGGACCTTTAAATTCTTTAAAAATAGACATAAGTTGTGCTTTTCTTGAGGAGATAATGTGTAACAAGCTGTTGGAATTTcatatttttctccttttttgataGGGTGCAATTCCGACCTAATGTTCATTTCTTGCAAATCTAGTCGAGTATTAATGGTGTCCTTGGTCTTTCCTTTGGCATTCATGATCGTCCCCAAAATATTATCACATATATTTTTCTCGATATGCATAACATCCAAATTATGCCGCAACAAGAGAGATTTCCAATATGGAAGTTCAAAAAAGATACTCTTCTTATTCCAATTATCCTTTCGGCCATCATGTGATATCTTGATCCTTTTCTTTGGATCCTTTGTTAACTGCAACCCTTCAAGATCCTGTACTTGATTAAGTATCTCAACACCAGAACACATTTTTGGTGGAAGCCTTTTCTCTTTTGTACCATCAAATGACGCCCTATCATTCCTCCATTTGTGATTAAGAGGAAGGTAACACCGATGACCCATAAAACACTGTTTCTTACTATTAGCCAATCTGATTGAGTAAGTATCTTTGTTGCAACACGGGCATGCCAATTTCCCTTTTGTACTCCATCCGGATAAATTTCCATATGCTGGAAAGTCATTGATGGTCCATAACAAAGAAGCACGTAACTTGAAATTCTGTCTAGTTGATGCATCAAAAGTCTCTATACCAAATTCCCATAACTCCTTCAGTTCTTCTATCAAGGGCTGCAGATATATGTCAATTGCATCTCCTGGACTATCTGGACCAGGTATAAGCATTGACATAATGAAATTTTCTTGTTTCATACACAACCAAGGTGGTAAATTATAAGGAATAAGTACCACTGGCCAAATGCTATATGAGGTTTTTGAATTCCGAAATGGCTGAAATCCATCACTAGGAAGTCCAAGTCGAACATTACGAGGCTCGGCCGCAAATGAGGGATGAAGCTCATCAAATGATTTCCATGCCATTGAATCAGCCGGGTGCCTCATTATTCCATCATCAACTCTTTCATCATGATGCCATGTCATTAGAGAAGATGTCTTTGTAGACATAAACAACCTTTGAAGCCTGGGCTTTAACGGAAAATAGCGTAAAGTCTTTGATGCTATCTTTTTACCTTTTCTATTCTTTGCTTCCCCGCTATGTTTTTCTATTTTCCATCTGGACGCACCACAAACTTTACAAGAATCAAGTAAGTTATCCTCCTTCCAGTATAACATGCAATCATTTACGCAAGCATCAATCTTGTGGTAGGAAAGCCCAAGGTCCCGAATTACCTTTTTTGCCTCATAATATGAATTTGGTAAATTTGCTCCATCTGGCAACAACTCCTCTTTTAACATTTTCAATAACATTGTAAATGACTCATTGCTCCAACGACCCATACTTTTTATGTGAAGCAATTTAATCAAAGTTGAAAGCTTTGAGATTTTTGAACTTTGGTATAGTGGCTTCTCGAAATCTCTCAATAGACTATAAAATTTTTTTGCTTCAACATTCGGTTCCTCTTCAGGTAAATCATCACAGCCACTGTTTGCAATGCGTTCATCATGATTAGGATATAAATCTCTCAAAATTTCTTGTATTTCGTCCTCACTCTCACATTCTTCTACTTCATTATCATCTTCGCATTCCGACAGCGGCTCACCTAAAACTTCCCCATGGTGATACCAAAAAGTATAATTTTGAATTATTCCATATACGTTCAGATGTGTCTCAACAGTCTCGCGCGTTCCTAATGTTGTGTTACAACACTTGACACATGGACATCGTATTTCATACAATTCTCCTGTTCTTCGAAAAGCATAATCCAAAAACTTTTGTACCCCGATTAAGTAGGCTTCATTAAGTCGATTATCAACAAGTTGCATCCATTGCTTACTTGGTGCCATAACCTAGAATAGTAAATAAAAATTAGATCAAAATACAACAGAATAACAACATTCTTAAGATGCACATAACTTTTTATTAAACTTGTCAACTCATATTTTTGATTAGAAAACTCTCACAGATATCACAATAGTAAGATAAGC
Encoded proteins:
- the LOC132640428 gene encoding uncharacterized protein LOC132640428 — encoded protein: MAPSKQWMQLVDNRLNEAYLIGVQKFLDYAFRRTGELYEIRCPCVKCCNTTLGTRETVETHLNVYGIIQNYTFWYHHGEVLGEPLSECEDDNEVEECESEDEIQEILRDLYPNHDERIANSGCDDLPEEEPNVEAKKFYSLLRDFEKPLYQSSKISKLSTLIKLLHIKSMGRWSNESFTMLLKMLKEELLPDGANLPNSYYEAKKVIRDLGLSYHKIDACVNDCMLYWKEDNLLDSCKVCGASRWKIEKHSGEAKNRKGKKIASKTLRYFPLKPRLQRLFMSTKTSSLMTWHHDERVDDGIMRHPADSMAWKSFDELHPSFAAEPRNVRLGLPSDGFQPFRNSKTSYSIWPVVLIPYNLPPWLCMKQENFIMSMLIPGPDSPGDAIDIYLQPLIEELKELWEFGIETFDASTRQNFKLRASLLWTINDFPAYGNLSGWSTKGKLACPCCNKDTYSIRLANSKKQCFMGHRCYLPLNHKWRNDRASFDGTKEKRLPPKMCSGVEILNQVQDLEGLQLTKDPKKRIKISHDGRKDNWNKKSIFFELPYWKSLLLRHNLDVMHIEKNICDNILGTIMNAKGKTKDTINTRLDLQEMNIRSELHPIKKGEKYEIPTACYTLSPQEKHNLCLFLKNLKVPDGFSFNIS